One Bdellovibrio sp. ArHS genomic region harbors:
- a CDS encoding cob(I)yrinic acid a,c-diamide adenosyltransferase encodes MTDAPKAKIYTRTGDKGTTRLVDGSCVEKFNPRVEAYGTVDELNSVLGVVRSSLAAVTEIKALDAILEKVQNELFNIGSLLATEKDEVFKLLPAITDEQIHFLEKQIDLLTVELPELRNFILPAGHLVAAHLHVARTSCRRAERRSAEIAVKDERYAQTLQYLNRLSDYLFVAARWVNLKTGHHDVLWKKT; translated from the coding sequence ATGACGGACGCTCCGAAAGCAAAGATTTATACACGGACAGGTGACAAAGGAACGACAAGGCTGGTCGACGGCTCTTGCGTTGAAAAATTCAACCCGCGTGTCGAAGCTTATGGAACTGTGGATGAACTCAACAGCGTCCTTGGCGTGGTGCGCTCCTCCCTTGCTGCGGTGACCGAGATCAAAGCTTTGGATGCCATTCTGGAAAAAGTCCAAAATGAGCTTTTCAATATAGGCAGTCTTTTGGCGACCGAAAAAGATGAAGTTTTTAAACTTCTTCCCGCGATCACTGACGAACAGATTCATTTTCTGGAAAAACAGATTGATCTGCTCACGGTCGAACTTCCAGAACTGCGCAACTTCATTCTGCCGGCAGGTCACCTGGTCGCCGCTCATTTGCATGTCGCCAGAACGAGCTGTCGTCGTGCGGAAAGGCGCTCCGCCGAAATCGCGGTGAAGGACGAACGTTACGCTCAAACACTGCAATATTTAAATCGCCTGAGCGACTATCTTTTCGTCGCGGCTCGCTGGGTAAATCTAAAAACCGGTCACCATGATGTGCTTTGGAAGAAGACTTAA